The sequence AGAGCGTGCGCTCGTTGATGACCTCGCCGTCGCGGCGCACCGTGACCCTGGCGCGCTCGCCGGAAACACCCTGGTCGTCGAGCCGGTAGGTGATGGTCTGCATCTGGCCGACGATGCCGAAGCGCGGCGCCGCCGTGATCGCGATGCGGCGGTCGCGCTCGTCCTTCTGTCCGGTGATCAGCGCATGCACCGGCGCCTGGAAGCCGAGCGCGGCGGCATTGGCGGGAATATCGTGGACGCGGCCGTCGGTGATCAGGAACGCGCCCGCGACGCGGTCGACCGGCACGTCCGACAAAGCCGAGGCGAGGGCGCCGAACAGCCTCGTGCCGTCGGTCTCGCCGTCTGCCTGGCCGGCGTCGACGACGCGGACGTCCAGGCCCTTGATCTTCTTCAGGCCGTCGACCAGCGCTTCCTGCGCCTGCGCAGCCTCGCGATTGCGGTTGCCGAAATTCTGGCTCGGGCTCTTGTCGACGACGACGGCTGCGACCGAGGTGAGGGGATCGCGGTCCTCGCGCGTGAAGGAGGGATTGGCGAGCGCCAGCAGGAACAGCGCCAGCGCGGCGACGCGCACGGCTGCACCGCGCGCACGCGCCACCAGCAGCAGGATGGCAATGACGACGATCGCGGCCAGAGCGAGCCACAGGACGATCGCGGGAACAAGCGGCGTGAACGCGATGCCGTAATTCATCAGATAGACCTATCAACGTCATTCCGGGGCGATGCGAAGCATCGAACCCGGAATCTCGAGATTCCGGGTCTGGTCCTTCGGACCATCCCGGAATGACGGGGCGTGTGGCTCAAGTTCGTCACGCGCATCTCTATTGCCCCAACCGTTCGATCAGGGCCGGTGCGTGCACCTGGTCGGCCTTGTAGTTGCCGGTCAGCGTGTACATCACGATGTTGGCGCCGGCGCGGTAGGCGAATTCGCGCTGGCGGGGGTCGCCGCTGGTCACCGGCAGCATGTACTGGCCGTCGGGGCGCACGGCCCAGGCGCCGGCAAGATCGTTCGAGGTGATGATGATCGGCGAGACGCCGTCGCCGCCGCGCGCCGGGCGCTGCGCGCTGTCCTCGTCCTCGTCGCGCGGCAGGGTCTCGACCCAGGTCTGGCCGGTGTTGAAGCGGCCGGGGAAGTCGCGCAGCAGGTAGAAGGTCTTGGTCAGCACGTGCTCGCGCGGCACCGGCTCGAGCTCGGGCACGTCGAGCGAGGACAGGATTTCGCGCAAGGCCCGCATGCCCGGCGTCTGCGAGGCGCCGTTGTCGCCCGGCGGCGCCTCATAGGCGTCGCGGGTGTCGAACAGCACGGTGCCGCCCTGCTTCATGTAGGCGTCGATCTTGTTGATGGCGTCCTGCGGCGGCTTGGGCGCGCCGGGCACGATCGGCCAGTAGATCAGCGGGAAGAAGGCGAGCTCGTCGCGCGCCGGATCGATGCCGACGGGATCGCCGGCCTCCAGCGCCGTGCGCTGCGCCAGGAACAGCGTCAGTCCGGTGAGGCCGGCCTTGACGATGGAATCGACGTCGGCATTGCCGGTGACGACATAGGCGAGGCGGGTCTGCGACACCGCCTTCATCGCGAACTCGTCGGACGCGCTGTCGGCGCGCGACGGCGTGGGCGACAATGCGACGGCGCCCGCAAGGACGAGTCCGAGGACGATCATCGCCGGCGCGGCGCGGCGGCGCAGCAGCGCGGCAAGGCCGCCGCCGAGCAGTGCGACGATGATGGCATCGATCAGGAACAGCCCGAGCGCGGTGGACAGCAGCCAGCCGCGCAGGTCGCGCGGCTCGGCATTGGTGTAGGTGGCGTGCCGGGCGCGCAGGCTCGCGGTGTTCAGGGCGGCGATGCGGTCGGCGCTGGCAAGCGTGTTCACGGCGAGCGGTCCTTCTGCGGGACCATAGAAGCCCGGCGGATGATCGGGTGTGGCGCGGTCGCGATAGTCCGCAGGCAGCGGCTTTGCCGTCGCCGGCGGCGGGCCGAAGGCTCCAAACCCATCGAGGATGTGCAGCGGCGCCACCGTTTCAGTGGTCGCCTCGCTGGCAACGCCGGGGCCGGGCTTGGTGGTGTAGCCGGACATGTCGACGACCCGCCGCAGCATCTCGACGAAGATGCCCGACATCGGCAGATCCGACCAGCGCATGTCGGCGCTGACATGGAACAGGCTGACGATGCCCTTGCCGCGATGCTCGCCGGTGACGAGCGGCGTGCCGTCTTCCAGCGAGGCCCAGCTTTTGGTGGCGAGCACGGCGTCGGGCTCGGCCAGCACCTGGCGGCTCACGGTGACGTCCTTGGGGACCACGACGCCGGCGAACGGGCCGTCGGCGGCGAACGAGGCGAGATGTTGCGGCTTCTCC is a genomic window of Bradyrhizobium sp. CB1717 containing:
- a CDS encoding DUF4159 domain-containing protein, translating into MMGLPLAFTEPLLLIGLVSLPVLWWLLRVMPPRPRRIEFPPTRLLFDIAPREETPSQTPWWLTALRLLAAALVIFAAAGPIWSPQVGAAGSKAPLMIMLDDGWSAASNWDVRIRAADELIANADNDRRAIALVPLSEPNRDITLMPAGAARVALRQLAPKPYSIDRVDTLAAVDRFLKATGDCEIAWLSDGVDTGRGEEFVAGLGKTIGDRNLTIFEGGTSSPLALVAAENAAAKMTVKVLRTDSGIAVGTVRALDQKASPIGEARFSFGPQDKETDAAFDLPVELRNDITRLEISGERSAGAVQLLDKRWRRRAIGIVSGATSETAQPLLAPTFYLTRALAPFADVRLADKGSPQQGITQFLDQKLPMIILADVGTIAPEIRERLNAWIDQGGVLVRFAGPRLAQAEDDLVPVKLRKGGRTLGGSLTWEKPQHLASFAADGPFAGVVVPKDVTVSRQVLAEPDAVLATKSWASLEDGTPLVTGEHRGKGIVSLFHVSADMRWSDLPMSGIFVEMLRRVVDMSGYTTKPGPGVASEATTETVAPLHILDGFGAFGPPPATAKPLPADYRDRATPDHPPGFYGPAEGPLAVNTLASADRIAALNTASLRARHATYTNAEPRDLRGWLLSTALGLFLIDAIIVALLGGGLAALLRRRAAPAMIVLGLVLAGAVALSPTPSRADSASDEFAMKAVSQTRLAYVVTGNADVDSIVKAGLTGLTLFLAQRTALEAGDPVGIDPARDELAFFPLIYWPIVPGAPKPPQDAINKIDAYMKQGGTVLFDTRDAYEAPPGDNGASQTPGMRALREILSSLDVPELEPVPREHVLTKTFYLLRDFPGRFNTGQTWVETLPRDEDEDSAQRPARGGDGVSPIIITSNDLAGAWAVRPDGQYMLPVTSGDPRQREFAYRAGANIVMYTLTGNYKADQVHAPALIERLGQ